One window of Cellulomonas shaoxiangyii genomic DNA carries:
- a CDS encoding COX15/CtaA family protein — translation MSTTSTTSPVAPPSPSLLQRLRPRWTVPAVVANLVAQVVIVVTGGAVRLTGSGLGCSTWPQCEPGQFAPVFHEAMSVHTAVEFGNRTLTGLLVVLSAAVALLAGLDRSRSRSYRAWAWAPFAGVALQAVIGGITVLVHLHPAVVGSHFLISMALVAVSAWLLVRTREGDGAPVAAVDRTTRVLAAVLGAIGAVVLVLGVVVTGAGPHSGDEEVGYRFAVDPYAVARVHALSVWAFVAVLVVLLVRVARAGRASAAPAYPSPDGTVQPARGTAPVHPHAPADALGRVRRAGLALLVVTLAQGGIGYVQLFTGLPIALVNLHMFGAAVLTAALALVLGTLRVRGAPASALPATAPA, via the coding sequence CGTGGTCGCGAACCTCGTCGCGCAGGTGGTGATCGTCGTCACCGGCGGCGCCGTGCGGCTCACCGGGTCGGGCCTCGGCTGCTCGACGTGGCCGCAGTGCGAGCCGGGGCAGTTCGCGCCCGTGTTCCACGAGGCGATGTCGGTGCACACGGCCGTCGAGTTCGGGAACCGGACGCTCACCGGTCTCCTGGTCGTCCTCTCCGCCGCGGTGGCGCTGCTCGCCGGGCTCGACCGCTCGCGGTCGCGGTCCTACCGCGCCTGGGCGTGGGCACCGTTCGCCGGGGTCGCCCTCCAGGCCGTGATCGGCGGGATCACCGTGCTCGTCCACCTGCACCCGGCGGTCGTCGGCTCGCACTTCCTCATCTCCATGGCGCTCGTCGCGGTGTCGGCGTGGCTCCTGGTGCGCACGCGCGAGGGCGACGGCGCACCCGTCGCCGCCGTGGACCGCACGACCCGGGTGCTCGCGGCGGTCCTCGGCGCGATCGGTGCGGTCGTGCTCGTGCTCGGCGTCGTCGTGACGGGTGCGGGGCCGCACTCCGGCGACGAGGAGGTCGGCTACCGGTTCGCCGTCGACCCGTACGCCGTGGCGCGCGTGCACGCGCTGTCCGTGTGGGCGTTCGTCGCCGTGCTCGTGGTCCTGCTCGTGCGCGTCGCACGCGCGGGCCGGGCGTCCGCCGCGCCGGCGTACCCCTCGCCGGACGGCACGGTGCAGCCGGCGCGGGGCACCGCACCGGTGCATCCGCACGCACCGGCCGACGCGCTCGGCCGGGTCCGCCGCGCCGGCCTCGCGCTGCTCGTCGTCACGCTCGCGCAGGGCGGCATCGGCTACGTGCAGCTGTTCACCGGCCTGCCCATCGCCCTGGTCAACCTGCACATGTTCGGCGCGGCCGTCCTGACCGCGGCCCTCGCCCTCGTCCTCGGCACGCTGCGCGTCCGCGGCGCCCCCGCCTCGGCGCTGCCCGCGACGGCACCCGCCTGA